The following nucleotide sequence is from Salmo salar chromosome ssa08, Ssal_v3.1, whole genome shotgun sequence.
CATGGTTGGGGTTGAGAGAATTTTCAGGTATCAAAATGAGGTCGCGGACCAACAAAAAGTTTGGGTACCCCTGCTGTATCATGTGATCATACCCAGATGTTCAACTGAGGGACTTAGTAACCCCCCACACAAAAAAACAACTCTTACCACAAGACACTTCATCATAACTATATTTCAGATAAATAGTTCCCAGATATCCCGTGTATATCTCTAGCCACACTGCTGCGATTTCTCTCACTGGACACTCCTATGTCTGATAAGGTTACTTAGGAAGGAGAAAACCTCTGTCATTGAGCTTCCTCCTGGACCTCTAGCCATTGTTTGGGTGTTGCTGGGATTGTGTGCTCTGTTGTAGGCTAGGTGCCTCTCATGGTGAATGCCCATCCTGACTGTCTGTATTGGTGGGGTAACCCTGAGGTAACTGAGCAAGGCAACATCCAGGCCCAGTTCTTCTATGAATCCATTCACCAGGCATTAGACATGATGCCAAAGGAGAAGACAGACTTGCTGCTAGACTACATCCAGGGGGGTCTCCCACCACTCTCTGTGAAGGCTGAAGCCCAGGGTGACCTGATCTTTCATTCATGGATACTGTAGTGTTTATCATAGAGACCATCCTGTTCCTATCAGCCCCAGGCCCTGCTCCATCCCTGCGCTGAGACTGAAGAGAAGGGTCTGGGCTGCAGACTGGATCCCTGACTGAAGCCTCCGTCTCTCTGATGACCACCAGGACTGAGATTGTTCAGTCCACCTGTCGTGTTGTGAAGTCTCGGTCCTTCGCGGTTGGGTCCTGGTCCCGACTctggaaggaagagcggcggctCCTGATCCGGGTCCAGGGTTTGTGACCAGCATCCTCAGAGGTCCACTCTCTCCCACCAGTAACACTGGATATCAGCAGGTCTTCAGGGACAGCAGACTGTAAACAAAGTTTATACAGTAAAGCATAAAGGGTTAAAATACATTCTTTGCTGTACATACAGAAGCATGACATGTTATAACACAGCCAAGCCCATGTCTAAAACTGTGATTCAAGTACCTAACAATATAGAGCCATTGGAGTTAATTATATAAAAAATGTCCATATGTGTTGATTCAAGAATGAAGTATAATGTTTTGATTAGATTGAGATAAGGGAAATTCAGTCCCTGTAATGATACAAAAATATACAAGTCAGTCAGCAGTGTCAATTTTGTATTTAATTTGAACAAAATGGTCATACACTAACAACTGAAGTACAGTACTTTTATTGCACAAAATAATGTCAAGTAGAATAACTTCTCACTATGTTAACTCTAGAAATCTGTTACCCTCGACCAGTATCTAAAGGGACAAAGTTGCCACTCTTCATCAGTGAAGCATTTTTAGACACCATCACCTTATCTACTCTACTCATACTCATTCTTTCCTCAGTTCTCTACTACATCCTAAACCAACAGAATTAACTACAAACTAACTAGTACTACATCACTATACTCTATACATGGGCGGTGTgcattttctgctggtgtatcctgaggtagctcttctctgagaacctcttcccaCAGTGCGTACAGACGAACAGCCTTTCTcccgtgtggaccttcaggtacatcttcagctggtgctggtgggagaacctcttctcacacaAGGGGCAGCAAAACTGTTTCTCCCCCGTGTGGATCCTTTGGTGGATCTCTTCCTGTTTACAAAAACTGAAGGCTTTCCCACAGATTGAACACGGGAAGCGCCATcagtctcccttctcctcctggaAGAGATAAGTgatacagattacacagacatacactcccTCAGGTATGTACACACAGAAAATGGAAACACTTTCAACATGGTGTTTACCCATCCCCACTATGTTTGAgtcctatactgtagttacagaaTTACTTAATTGTTGTTAAATCCATCATGGTGGACATAAATATGTTGTGGGTAAATATAAGTCAGCTATGATGTCAGACAAATCTGACTAAACTATTTGacatgtacagtaggtgtttgttagtgtgtgggtatgtgtaggTATATTTAGTAAGTCCAAAATGGTTATAAAGTGCTGTCAGGTGTATGCAGAATAGGGTGAGATCAGATGTGATGTATACTAAAGAGTCTTACAATGAAAAGTCCCATTTTGTGTTTATGAAACATAAGTTAAATACACATTATGAAAACCACAAATACACATGTCAACAAAAAGCATGAACTGCATTTATTAACTCattaaaaatggaaaaaaattAAGTAGTTAAATGGAAGTAATGAAATAGGCATTTGTGAACATCATATAGCCTACACGGTACAAACACAATATGTAACAGACTTCTTAGGCTTAAATATCACAATGTCTGGATGCAATATTCTACTCAGGAATATTCAACACTGAAATCTGTTACTCTCATTATTCCAAATGCATCTGTGGTTCTTTTCTGCTGACAACCATTAAATGTATATttgtctttaatgcagggtttgATCTAAACATTAGAAGCTATAGAGTGGAATggtttttctgctggtgtatcttgaggtagctcctctctgagaaccttTTCCCACAGAGCGTACAGGCGAATGGCCTTTCTCCCGTGTGGACCTTGAGGTGCGTCTTCAGATGGTGCTGGTGGGAGAACTtcttctcacactgggggcagctgtagggtttctcACCTGTGTGGACTCTCTGGTGCCTCTTTAGGCTGCCAGACTGCGCAaagcgcatgtgacactgggtacagctgtagggtttctcccctgtgtggatccTCTGGTGCACCTCCACCGTCTGGGGGCAGCTGAAGgctttgttacagaacatgcagaggaaccgtttCTCTTTAACATTGCCTGATGTGGCTCCCCCTCCCTGAGCCTGGGCTCTAGCCCTGTCgtttgagttcaatacctgatcgAAAAGGATTTGGCCGTACGAATCAGAAGGACCCATCGACATGGACACTGGGTCACGATCCCTGAACGTGTGTAGAGGGGAGTTAGTTGCCACATTTTGAGTTGTTTCTAAGCTTTCTCTGTAATCTAAGAAATCTCTACCCTGTGAGTGTCCGTCTCCAAGTTGACTATCGGCATTCCATGTTTGAGGAACGTCGCCCTCCACTTTTACAGTCACTTCATCTGTGACCAGACCCTCCCCTTTCTTATCTAGGcacccttcagagtatacactactactgtactggttccAGTCCCCTTTAGACAGATCAGTCTGTGTCTTTAAACCCAAGGGCATGTTGCCAGGTTCCATCTCTGTAGCATAAGAACAAGACGGATCATCAACGTCCGTGTATAACGCATCCCCATCTCCACGGGAATGAACCGTTCTCTGGCTCTGGTGAAATACTGGTAAATACTCTGAGCCAGGAGCAAGAGGACAGCCCAGTGGCCCCACCACCAGTCTCTCAGGGTCTGATCTATGATCAGAGCCTGTGTGTAAGAGCCGGTGTGTTAAAGTCTTGGTGTCGGTCTCTGACTTGAGGACAGCGTTTGGCCTTCCACTGACCTCCGTGATGCTGCATTGGGTCCTGGGCTGCGCTGTGATAGGGTCCTCTGTGGCTACAGCGGGCGCTTCAAGTACtccagtctggatgtctctgctgtgctgtgggtcctcctctccttcagtccATTCGTGCTTGACTTTAGGACTTCCAGCCTGACACAACAAGAGAGGAggttagggctgtggcggtcatgaaattttgtcagccagtgattgtcaagcaagtaactgccagtctcacggtaattggCCGTTAATCAACaaacacattaagcatctcctagCTTCCACGCAtcgcctacaagccactgatgcagacctaataaatccatgtaatatagcctacaccacaataaatccataatttatttttagacaggtctaaagaaacatgatttgaagaaaatgtagtctatttcagaagaatagaatagcatactctgatttgtccttatgttaggtcctgatctggctatgccaaatggctatGGGCTGCACCAgtacatttagcagacaagatttgcttagaattctgtggcattattttatagtatgaagaaaacaattgaaaaaaagctgaataaaatagaaaggctcatttgagggagtgcgcacatgcggctattctgtgttgaggttaacaaagaaacaggtcctcctatatgcttaattttagagttatttatgcaactttagttgtgataaacgttgggctatatgtttagatttttaaaacattgctgcatgacgcaactaatgatgatttgaaaagttGCATgtaaggcatgagctctgctctgtttcttgtgcaggctgcacacacttcatcagtctctcattcacaatttgccaagcacttgataatgcctctaATTTCCcggtggcatcccctttgtgtggccgtaacgccccctaaaaaaatccacCCCTTTTGCGGCcaaagtggccgttgtgcccttgggctgaatataataatcataattcccttctcccggctgccAAACGCCGTGCTCTGAAGCAACTCTGACTCACATGGATCTCTCAGATATCacaattcttattagccaatgcctgTCATCTGATTGGGTCCTTCTAAAAAGACATCTCAGCTCCGAAGTAGGCTACAAGTGGAGACCGACACATCGGGAACGCAACTGTGCGTGTCCTTCTTATCAAATTCCGAGGCACAAattgaagatgttagaagaacagtcagccaacaagatgagtagaacTAACggacagcaaaagcactagcctacgtcaatctactatcccccattgtacaaaagttgacctattcaaTTGGTCAACTTGTCCTTCTGTGCGAGAAAGAAATATTCCAAATATACTCtggggacagttgtgggatgcaattgatcccaaattaatacaaccactcgcaccaaaaaaaaaaaacattttaaaagcgaTGAGGCTGATgccaacagatcagaacgtttagcttaaaatgttgataaactattaggctattttgtCACATTTTAAGCACAGCAATGCGCaaacggcagtaggctataagcgcagatgttccaaaatgcaatcaattagtctccctatggctcagttggtagagcatggtgtttgcaatgccagggttgtgggttcgattcccacggggggccagtacaaaaaataaataaataaataaataaaatgcatgaaattaaatgtatgcaagtcgctctggataagagcgtctgctaaatgactaaaatctaaaTGTAGTGGGAAAGCACCATTCTCAAATGTGACCGCAAATGCgatttatgcatgtaatgctttattataaaggtgcatttttttaatggggaaaattatcttccccaaactagaAACTCACGCACCacctatgtatgccagttagggtctacaccggttgtaaaaaaaaaagatgaatgtgcttaattttaggaAGTTATttagccactttagttgtgatacaaactttATCAACGTATAGGTAtatggctaggctacatgaggtgtgtgactgatttgaaaaagtcgcaaaaaaaggCATACTCTGTTTCTTGTGGTAATACATAATATTACAAGTGAAAGACTAATATTGTCATCCATCAGACTATTGTTAATTTAATCATGtatataatatacagtgcatttggaaagtattcagaccccttcactttttcttcactattttcaggtctctccagagatgttcgatcgggttcaagtccgggctttacctgggccactcaaggacattcaaaaacTTGGcgcgaagccactcctacgttgtcttggttgtatgcttcgggtcgttgtccagttgaaagttgaaccttcgccctagtcaggttctgagcactctggggcaggttttcatcaaggatctctctgtactttgctccattcatctttccctcgatcctgactagtcccccagtccctgccgctgaaaaacatccccacagcatgatgctgccaccatgcttcaccgtagggatgttatTGCCCAGGTAATGagcagtgcctggtttcctccagatgtgacacttggcattcaggccaaagagttcaatcttggtttcatcagacgagagaatcttgtttctcatggcctgagtgtccattaggtgccttttggcaaactccaagcaggctgtcatgtgccttttactgaggagtggcttccgtctggccactctaccataaaggcctgatttggtggagtgctgcaaagatggtcgtctttctggaaggttctcccatctccacagaggaactctggagctctgtcatagtgaccatcgggttcttggtcacctccttgaccaaggcccttctcccccgattgctcagtttggccaggcggccagctccaggaagagacttggcggttccaaacttcttccatttaagaatgatagaggccactgtgttcttggcgacCTTCAATACTGTAaacttttttggtacccttccccagatctgtgcctcgacacaatcctgtctctgagctcttatggcttggtttttgctctgacatgctctgtcaactgtgggaccttatatagacaggcaagtgcctttccaaatcatgtccaatcaattgaatttaccacaggtagactccttgtagagacatctcaaggatgatcaatggaaacaggatgtacctgagctcaattttttgagtctcatagcaaagggtctaaatacttttgcAAATAAGTtatctgttttgtattttttttataaatgagcaaaaatgtctaaacctatcttcatgttgtcattatggggtactgtgtgtagattgatgtggggaaaaaaaatattgaatccattttaggataaggctgtaacgtaacaatgtggaaaaagtgaaggggtctgaataccttctgaatgcactgtatgtgtgaaattagttttgatttataatggaccattatcatgcaccggtcttaggaacaggggcaggggggaaaatatacatgtcatctatgcacttaaatagcaaatggaggactcttttcctgtggttcattttcatctcagccaggtaggctatactcctgttgtaaagcgaagcaatgtgcttaatattaggaaagttgagaaacaaatatagtaggcctagcctatagaaagctgatgggttcctctttttaatagaggacATCAAATCTCTGTTTTCTcaagcaattgcatagcctatagaaatgctgcgcaacatgagctcatgggcacTCTTGAAGTATttgattttcgattacatttgcattgatgttagagggacaatagagggcTGCGTAGCagacagttagcaagtttggtaagcTACTAattaccatcagcagcatcagagctagGAGAAGCCTAGTTTCCGTGACTAAACGGTGTTGTGGATTTTGGCTGCGGTCATGACTCAAGACTGCCAGTGTGGCGGTAAtttggtcaccgtaacagccccaCAGATTATTGTCGGTACATCAATTGTATTGGATAACAATGTCGTAAAGAAGTCTTAAAAGCTTCCCAATGGCAGATGTACATGTAAGCAAGTGAATAGCTGAGGGGAGCCTTTCTGAAATGAACGGGCCACATTTGATTTACAAAGTAACTGTATATTTTTATGTAACACTATTAAACTAACCTCTATCATGATAAcatgctgggttgaggttccactcccctcatcaacagtgattggttggtcacctctccatgtattgtgtcccactggcttcacaaagcttctgtggcctccagtgagatgtccttcacctgagaaAGTGATTTGGGAAAAAGAGGTGGTTAGGTTAGCTACTGTCAATGCTCAACACTATATTGTACACTATAATTGGCAAGGGTGTAAGATAACACACCATGTAACCTCTTGATATACTATTCATAGATTTGATTATAATGATGTTGCATGCATCATATGGTTTTCAATGAGTAAATAATGGGAAAAGTAGTAAATCAAGTGTCTTTGTGCTAAGTAATCAGGGGTAGTATTGCATACTATCCACCTGACCTAGACCCAATTCTGGTTAACCGTATATGTGGTTGACACATCTAGTCACACATTAGAGGGGATCAGGGCGACAGGTCTCACAGCCTCGGCCTTTTGCAAAATGTACCGCTTGCCATTCCTTTGTATTGGTCGAGAATCTTGACACTACTGGGACGACTGGCGAGGACGCGCTCCCGTGCCACCTTCAGTTCCAGtagctgtagtttcctccgcaatgccctgttttctttctggctttgagttatttccaaacgaaacactgcatagtcgtcgtctacgagtttacagatGTCTGCCACGGCTGCATTTGCTAGTACCTCCATaatggaggctatttgagtgtgaaaaaccatacagttagccattgttagcagctagctagcgttaTCTTGATAACATTTATCAACCAAGTCCTGTCTTCAACGCGAATTAAACGCTGCCTAGTGTAAGTATATGATGTAGTGCAGTTAAATGAGTCATATTTCGAGTTCCATGGTGTTAATAAACGTCTAAATTACAACAATAACCGTCTAAATTACAACAATAACGCTAACGTGGAGATTGTTCTTGGTCAGTTCACTTCCGTTTACACTGAAGAGAAAGGATCTTATTGGTTGGCATCATAGCTCAAAGGGTGTGGCTAAATGAATAGGGTATGCGCGCTGTTTTTGAATGACGCTACTGCTTATTACATTATGCTTCAAATCTCATGACTTGTTTTAGACTTGTTCAGAATGAACAGTGTTAGAAAGAAAATAATGAATTACTTTATTACAGCTACATAACTGTTCACACTATGCTAACACTTGACCATTTCTGTAAATCTGGTACCCCCACTGAATACTTTGGAAAATGTTAAACATTACATACATCTAGACTACTTTCTGTCAAGTTTTTTTTTACTCTTTATAAAATACCAGCATCTGATCACTTTATCAGTGAAGTATTTTTACAGATACCATTACACCAACCTTCACCATATAATCTTCTCATTCCTTCCTCCGTTCACCTCATCCAGCTCCCTACTACATCCAAAATCAACAGAATGAACTACAAACTTACTAATATTACATATCATTATACATGGGTCGTGTGCATTTTCGAAGGTAGCTCCCCTCTGAGATGTTCTTACAGGCGAACATCCTCTCTCCCGTGTGAACCTTCAGGTGCCTCTTTAGCTGGTGCTGTTaagagaacctcttctcacactgggggcagctgtagGATTTTTCCAGTGTGGACCCTCTGGGGCCGCTTCAGGTTGGACAGGTGGGAGAAACTGGCCCAGCAGAGGTGGCAGCCGAACGGTTTTACCCCCGTGTGCATCCTCTAATGGATCTTTGAATGAACTGGCGCACTCACATTTTGGGATATATTTTGTATATGCACGGTTTATAAATGAGCCCCCTGGCCAACAGCCTGGAAGGATAGTCCCCTTTTCTTTAAACCCCCTGTAGATCTTCTAAAATCTCTTACACCCCAAAATATATCTGCTGCTGCCACATCTACAGGTAACTGCTGCCACATCTACAGGTAACTGCTGCCACATCTACAGGTAACTGCTGCCACATCTACAGGTAACTGCTGCCACATCTACAGGTAACTGCTGCCACATCTACAGGTAACTGCTGCCACATCTACAGGTAGCTGCTGCCCCATCTACAAGGTTGCTGCTGCCCCATCTACAAGGTTGCTGCTGCCCCATCTACAAGGTTG
It contains:
- the LOC106610101 gene encoding zinc finger protein 34-like gives rise to the protein MANCMVFHTQIASIMEVLANAAVADICKLVDDDYAVFRLEITQSQKENRALRRKLQLLELKVARERVLASRPSSVKILDQYKGMASGEGHLTGGHRSFVKPVGHNTWRGDQPITVDEGSGTSTQHVIMIEAGSPKVKHEWTEGEEDPQHSRDIQTGVLEAPAVATEDPITAQPRTQCSITEVSGRPNAVLKSETDTKTLTHRLLHTGSDHRSDPERLVVGPLGCPLAPGSEYLPVFHQSQRTVHSRGDGDALYTDVDDPSCSYATEMEPGNMPLGLKTQTDLSKGDWNQYSSSVYSEGCLDKKGEGLVTDEVTVKVEGDVPQTWNADSQLGDGHSQGRDFLDYRESLETTQNVATNSPLHTFRDRDPVSMSMGPSDSYGQILFDQVLNSNDRARAQAQGGGATSGNVKEKRFLCMFCNKAFSCPQTVEVHQRIHTGEKPYSCTQCHMRFAQSGSLKRHQRVHTGEKPYSCPQCEKKFSHQHHLKTHLKVHTGERPFACTLCGKRFSERSYLKIHQQKNHSTL